Genomic window (Nicotiana sylvestris chromosome 7, ASM39365v2, whole genome shotgun sequence):
atctagaggacctccacctcctcctcctcaaagtaatacaaaaggcaaaggaaaagcaaaaaaggACGATTTAAGTAGTATTCAAAAGGAGAATGCTGAGAACGCAGAAGCTTCAGATGGTCGGAGTCCCCCGACACCAAATGACCTAATcttgagattggaacaaaagatattagaACTATAGGGAAAACTTGAGTAGGTCCGCAACTCGGCAAACCtgtcactcaccctgaatgtccttgacatcaaccaacaaaacacaaagaaccccgTACCTCCCCAAAATATACCAAACCAACATCCGCAAAACCCTCTTGTAtcgcatcaatacacaaccccaCCCCGAAATCTCAATCCCCTACTAATACCAACTCCTCCACAACACCACAATCAACCAATTCATTACCCACCAACCGCTATTTATCATACTCCCCAGAATACCCCACAACCCATTCCTGACCCTAAAAACTCTACCAATGGACACCATTACACCCAAGCACCTAGAACTAACGAGAACAACCCCATATACATGGAAAACGTGCCttactctatccaaccaatctcctatacccTAGAATCTTTCGAGAAGGATCTGCTCATTAAAatcatggctgaagaactcaagaagctgacaaGTCGAGTTTAGGGTGTCGAAGGCGGCAAGGGAATAAAAGgcttgaactatgaagacctatgcataaaTCCATATGTAGAACTgccggagggatacaaacctcccaagttcgagatgtttgatggtacaggtgatcccagggttcatctaaggacctactaTGATAAGCCTTTCGGGGTTGGGAAAGacgaaaagatccggatgaaactctttatgaggagtcttagtggagatgctttgtcctggtacatcagccaagatcccaagaaatggtccaattgggttgGTATGGCATCatatttcatggaccggttcaggttcaatacagagaatgcaccagatgttctCTACAtctagaatcttaagaagaaacccaccAAAACTTTCCGCgagtacgctactcgttggaggtcggaagtgGCCAAGGTCAGgtcatctttggacgaggaacgtATGAATAAGTTCTCCGTTAGAGCACAAGATCTACAATATTATGAAatattgatggttattgaaaaccataaattccctaatatcatcaagcttggggaaagaattgaggaaggcatcagAAGcaggatggtaacgaattttgaggcattacaagccataaataaggcattacaatcaggtgacatatcaaagaagagagatgttggggtagtaatggtggctcaaggcccaaaatctccacttatatatcaaacacctccacccacatatcaaacacctccacccacatatcgaCTTTTATCCCCCAGATATTCCCAAACAGCCATTGCCTATCaaacctataattcccaaccatctcatttccattCGCCGTCAACTagccaaaactttccaagaccacGAACCAATTTTGACCGTAAGCTACCCATACAGTACACTACTATTGataaacccatcgaccagctgtatgaaaggttgaaagttgttggttatgtcaccGCTATTTATGCTGTGGAATTAGAGAACCCATACCAATGGGTTAACCCAAGCAaaacatgtgcataccattccggtattAAAGGGCACAACATTTATGAATGTCAAACGTTGAAAGATAAGATCTAGatgctgattgacaacaaggtcatacaggcaaaggaagctacacccaatgtccgcaacaacccctcCCTGATTATAGGGGTGgcgggatacatgtgatagaaaTGAATGAAgagtgggatcctgaggggttaATCAGGATTGTTTAGgaaggtgatgactttaaacTTGCGGTCACACTCACTCCCATTGTAGTACAGACTCAGGCACCGATTGAAGTTGAAATAAATGCATCAGTTCCCATTTGAGATAGAGGTAGCTCCGCCTGCGGCCacccctgttccatttgaagtggaagtggccaCATATTTCACAGTAACAGTATCAACAACACCTCCTTttgactcaaaagcaataccctaggattatgttgccgaggctagGCAAAAAGGGAAGGCAAAAATGGAGGAATCCAATGTTGCGCAAGGAATGGCCAGGACCgggagaatctatacacctgaacactaaggaggaccaagtaaggatgctgCTACCAAGTAGCCTGTCATCGAAACAAGACCAGATGACCTTTAGAGGAAAGTGCAAGCAAGGGAATATTCTATcatcgatcatttgaacaaaCCCCCGCTTAGATATCCGTactgtcactattgcaaaattcagaggcacataagaataCTTTGATGAAGGCGTTGAGTGAAGCCtacgtgcccaacaatatcacctacaGAGATATGGCCAATAAGGTAGGgtaggtgctggaaagtcataagataatcttccacgaagatgagttgccacttgaagggttgaatcacaacagagcattgcatatcacaacgaaatttgaagacaaattcattgccaaggtcttggttgatggaggttctagcctcaatatttgtccgttggatactctgaaaagactgggcaaaggtttccatgaaatacgggcagggagcatgaatgtgaaagctttcgacaTGTCCCAAAGGGTCACGATTGGAGAAATTAATCTTTGTctacaaatggggccaacttggttcgatgtcgagTTTTAAGTGCTCGACATACCggcctcatacaatcttctgttgggccgatcatggatccatgccgctaggGCTGTGGCATCCACACTACATCAAACCGTGAAATtagaatggaaccatcaggaggtgatcattcacggagatgggagtaaccctatttacactagtcaaaccatcccagtTATTGGAAACAGAATAAGGTTGAGAGGGGAAACCTACCATCATATCGAACATGTCAATGCCGTCGAAAAAGACAAATGGTGAagcagcaaaatagaaagcatactggcatggtatGGGTATGAACCAGATaaggggcttgggaagaatctccagggtattactAAGCCGATACAACTGAAGCGTCACGGTACTAACTTTGGGCTTGGAtatcagtatacatggcaagagtataatgattggtcgcctccatagtGTGGACCTTATTACACTCTCCAACAACCAGAGCCACATCTGgatcaagcttttcaccaagccgacataatatggggaactgtagaagaggaagcattagctgggctgaggaatctgttcttggaggatgaggacatggactgcagtgcaataattgaggaggaggaggaagaaggcctcactattcagattatagagaagggagttgttcttagGAACTGGATCGCCACACCATTCCGGGCCCGCCGAGTccttgggtagcttggcagaatttcattcctatagccattctaggcatttaagattttttataatttgtttttaagattcacttctttcaaaataaatgctcgattcatcgagctgtACCTATTTGGATATTTTAAgtattaatcaaatgcattgctctttattatttattgttatctttcatatttttctttctacaacgttattGTTACTTTTCTTGATGAACCGGTGACAGTGACATGTaacgaggcaacgcaacatgagaatagtgattcagatgaagaagatgagatacttgAGGAAGTTGTGAGGGAAGttaaaaattttgagaataagtctaagtctaacctggacgagaccgaggtagtaaatttgggggatgccgagaccatcaaggagactcgcatcagcattcatttATCACTGACAGAGAAAGAGGAGTACACatgttttctaaaggaatatgaggacatttctgcatggtcatatgatgacatgactggtttgagcatgtccatagtggctcacaagttgcctattAACCCCATGTGTccgccggtgaagcagaaactcagaaaattcaaactagatatgagcctgaaaatcaaggagaaagttactaagcaaatcaaagccaaagttcccAGGGTTGTtaagtacccaacctggttagctaatattgtgccactaccgaagaaagatgggaaagccAGAGTATGTATTGACTAttaggatttaaatagagcaagttccaAGGATGatttcccactgccaaacatacacactctgatcgataattgcgccaagcataaactccaatcttttgtagattgctttgcgggttatcaccaaatctggatggacgaagaagacgcagagaaaacagcctttattacaccatgggggtatACTGCTATAATATGATACCATTTgatctaaagaatgctggggatACCTACATAAGgaccatgacaaccatcttccaagatatgatacacaaagaaatagaggtgtatgtagacgacgtcattatcaaatccaagagggtcacATATTACATagcagatttgagaaagttctttgacaggttaaggaggtataATCTGAAGCTGAATTCCGCAAAGTGTGTATTCGGGGTTCCCACAgtaaagttattgggattcatcgccAGCCGTCGAGGGATCGAGTTAGATCCGTCTCAAGtaaaggctattcaggagttatcGCCACCTAGgagcaagaaggacgtgatgagtttcctaagACGTCTCAACTATGTCAGTCATTTTatagcacaatccacagtcatatgtgaacccatcttcagatgctgaggaaagatgccgaaatAAGCTGGACCGAgtattgtcagaaagcttttgacagaatcaaggagtacctgtccacaccactagTTCTGGTCCCGTTGAactaggacgacctttgctactttatctatctgtGTTGGATGGAGACTTCgaatgtgttctgggacaacatgacgagacaggaagaaaggagcaagccatatattacttgagtaagaagttcacgccTTACGAAGCACGTTACTCTCTGCTAGAGCCCACTTGCTGtactttgacctggacaacccagaagttgagacattacttctgtgcctatactacatacctcatatccaggctggaccctttgaagtacttatttcagaaacccatgccactggaaagttagccaaatggtagatattgttaagtgagttcgatatcgtttacgtaactcaaaaggcggtcaaagggcaagcattggaagatcatcttgctgaaaacctGGTAGAaggagaatacgagcccttgaaaacatattttcctgataaagaagtttcattcgtaggagaggacattaccgaagcataagGATGGTTGGAGGATATTCTTTGatagagctgcaaatttcaaaagagtagcaattggagcagttttggtatcagaaatgggtcaacaCTATCCGGTGtctactaaactcagatttccctgcaccaacaacatggcagaatatgaggcctacatgctaggactcaacatggaagtcgacatgaatattcaggactCTCTGCTTGTGCACCAAGTAgaaggagaatgggccaccaagaattccaagatattactATATCTGCACAACgtgtaggaattgagaaagagacgaagatagagttccgacatgtgcccagaattcggaatgagtttgtcgatgcattggacACTTTGTCATCCacgatacaacatccagataagaacttcattgatcccatcccggtGAGGATTCATAATCAGCCAGCATATTGTGcctatgttgaagaagaaacagatggaaaaccttggttccatgaaatcaaggagtatttgtcaaaatgagaatatccggagcatgcaagcCACACGCATAAACTCatactccggagattgtccaatcactttttccacagcggaggaaattTATACACGAGAAATCCTAATTTGGGACTACTAAGATGTATCgacgcaaaagaggcttctaagctacttgaggaaaTACATGATGGGACTTCCAGCCcatatatgaatggttttgtcttagccaagaagatactcagggtaggttacttttggatgacaaTGGAGATAGACTGCgcccagtatgtccgcaaatgctaccaCTACCAAGTGCAcaccgatatgataaaagtgccaccaaatgagctcaatgcaacgagCTCACCTTGCCATTCGCCGCCtgaggaatggatgtcattggttcgattgagcccactgcttcaaatgggcataggtttattctagtagccattgattacttcacgaaatgggtagaggctatatcttacaaagctgtaaccaaaaAAGTCATCacagactttgtcaaagatcgtatatTTGCCGATTCGCAGTTCCCAAGTCTATTGTCATtgataatgctgccaatctcaatagtgatatgatgaaagccatgtgtgaaactttcaaaatcaagcacaagaattccacagcctatagatcCCAGAggaacggagccgtagaagccgccaacaaaaacatcaagaaaataGTAAGGTATATGGTAGAAAACCATAAACAATGGCACAAAAAGCTTCCTTTTGCtctgttgggataccgcactatagTGCGCACATCAACTAGagaaactccctacatgctggtttatggtaccaagGCTGTCATCACAgctgaggtagagattccttctttaggaatcatacaggaagctgaactcagcgatgcagaatagataaggagccgctatgagcaattggccctcatacatggaaaaagaatgaacacagtatgtcacggtcagctttactAGAATAGAATGTATAGAGCTTTCACCAAAAGGGTTagaccaaggcaatttgcaccggGATAGttagtgctgaagaagatcttcccacacgAAGATGAAGACAAAAGGAAATTTTCTCCCaattggcaaggtccttacatggttcacaaggTGCTGACAAGAGGAGCattcatacttgcagaaatggacggagaaatttaGCAAAAACCAATCAATTTAGACGCAGGcaaaagatactatgcttagactatttacatttcttcatctgatgtaattgaactacgcttgacctgattcccgtttaagaggggatacataggcatccttatgggttcggtcatatcataaaaAAATTCCATTTCCCCCAAaattagaaactggggcagaattttgaggaggaccctcaaaattacggagcaagtccagccaacgccaacatatgtcagaaggtcagaaatcggttaagaaactggggcagaaatttgagaaggattctcaaaattccgaggaAGGATCAACAATGCTCGTTACCCGCGAACGACTGAAGGATCATCTAACAAACTGTGGttgaattttgaggaggaccctcaaaattctaacatgaggAAGCAACAATGTCTCTGAAatatgttacagtcactagttcatctaaaaatacttgatatttcactaagttttctaaaataactctatttttatcaataattgtatttttttgaaaactttatttTGGTAAtagccaggtgttacccagggaaactcgaaAGGCCCTTTAGAACGGACAAAGCAAGGCAATAGACAGAAGCACAAACCAACCTCCCTCTCACAAAACTCACAATTGTTTTTGAAAGCAGGAACATTTGACGTAGCGATAAGCATTTGCAAACATGTAAACACaaagcaaaatcactatcaaacAGGTGATCAGAcaccaaatatatctccagctaagaaacatactactcttattttctactttctctttgcatgggactaagccatgtcccgtatatttgcatgaggctaatccttgcctccctatttgcatgaggctaatacatgcctccatacttgcatgacgctaatccatgcctccatatttgcatgatgctaatccctgcctccatatctgcatgaggctaatccctgcctccaaatttgcatgaggctaatccctgcctccctgtctacatgaggctaatccttgcctctatatcttcatgaggctaatccctatctTCATATTTGCaggaggctaatccctgcctctctacctgcatgaggctaatccttacctccatatctgcacgaggctaatcccagCCCCCAaatatgcatgaggctaatcccttcctccatatctgcattaggctaatccttgcgtccatatttgcatgaggctattccttgcctccatatctgtataaggcttatctttgcctccatatttgcatgaggctaatccttgcctccatatctgtatgaggctaatctcttcctccatatttgcataaggctaatccttgcctccatatctatatgaggctaatccctgccttcatatttgcatgagactaatccctgcctccctgtttgcatgaggctaatccctgcctccatatttgcatgaggctaatccttgcctccatacctgcaagAGGCTAATCCTAGCccccatacctgcatgaggctaatccttgcctccatacctgcatgaggctaatccctacctctgtATTTCCATGAAactaatccctgcctctctacctgtatgaggctaatcctttcctccatatttgcatgaggctaatccctgcctccatatttgcatgaggctaatccttgcctccatacctgcatgaggctaatccttgcccccatacctgcatgaggctaatccttgcctccatacctgcatgaggctaatccttgccaagaaacctacatgaggctaatccttgcctccacacctacatgaggctaatccctacctccacatttgcatgggaccAAGCACTGTCCCTCCTTACATAAACATTGCTCTATTCTAGTACTATCTGTTTGCTTTTCAAttgggctaagctctaccttttattacacaagactaagccttgtcttggtaACACCATattactgcatctcatgggctaacATATCACCAATCTATCCAAGGGCAttatagtctaaaaggcatcatcctcatagccagaagacaccatgccaaggcttgaggatccctcaaatttacatatcattattcaaaggcgtcatggttcataGGCActatcttcatggcccgagaacatcatttcatggcctgcgaatccctcactgaaAAACTCATGggccaggacatcatggtctgaggacatcatccttgttccgtccgaagacaactttcatgttCCAAAGAGAATCtgcatcatatttaaattatTGCACAAATACATATCTGTAACATCTCTTT
Coding sequences:
- the LOC138873485 gene encoding uncharacterized protein, translated to MEIDCAQYVRKCYHYQVHTDMIKVPPNELNATSSPCHSPPEEWMSLVRLSPLLQMGIVPKSIVIDNAANLNSDMMKAMCETFKIKHKNSTAYRSQRNGAVEAANKNIKKIVRYMVENHKQWHKKLPFALLGYRTIVRTSTRETPYMLVYGTKAVITAEVEIPSLGIIQEAELSDAE